The following proteins are encoded in a genomic region of Gossypium hirsutum isolate 1008001.06 chromosome D05, Gossypium_hirsutum_v2.1, whole genome shotgun sequence:
- the LOC107905551 gene encoding 24-methylenesterol C-methyltransferase 2-like, with protein MDPFGLFCTGALLACGLYWFVCLLGPAEQKGKRAVDLSGGSISAEKVQDNYKQYWSFFRQPKEIETAEKVPDFVDTFYNLVTDIYEWGWGQSFHFSPSIRGKSHRDATRLHEEMAVDLIEVKPGDRVLDVGCGVGGPMRAIAAHSRANVVGITINEYQVNRARLHNKKAGLDSLCEVVCGNFLEMPFKDNTFDGAYSIEATCHAPKLEEVYAEVFRVLKPGSLYVSYEWVTTDRYRGDNPEHVEVIQGIERGDALPGLRNYKDIAEVAKKVGFEVVKEKDLAKPPALPWWTRLKMGRIAYWRNHILVTVLASIGIAPKGTVDVHEMLFKTADYLTRGGDSGIFSPMHMILLRKPQVPPTQS; from the coding sequence ATGGATCCTTTTGGTCTCTTCTGTACTGGGGCTCTTCTTGCCTGCGGTCTTTACTGGTTCGTCTGCCTTTTAGGGCCGGCCGAGCAAAAGGGCAAGCGAGCCGTCGATCTCTCCGGCGGCTCCATCTCTGCCGAGAAAGTTCAGGACAACTACAAACAGTATTGGTCTTTCTTCCGCCAACCAAAGGAGATCGAAACCGCCGAAAAGGTTCCAGATTTCGTCGATACTTTTTACAACTTAGTCACCGATATTTACGAATGGGGTTGGGGTCAGTCCTTCCACTTTTCTCCTTCCATTCGAGGGAAATCTCACCGGGACGCTACGCGCCTCCACGAAGAGATGGCCGTTGATCTGATCGAAGTCAAGCCCGGAGATCGAGTCCTGGACGTCGGGTGCGGCGTCGGGGGGCCCATGCGTGCTATCGCGGCTCATTCGCGAGCCAATGTCGTGGGCATCACCATCAACGAGTACCAAGTGAACCGAGCCAGGCTTCACAACAAGAAAGCTGGGCTAGATTCGCTTTGTGAAGTGGTTTGCGGGAACTTTTTGGAGATGCCATTCAAAGACAACACGTTCGATGGTGCGTACTCGATAGAGGCGACGTGCCACGCGCCGAAACTGGAAGAAGTGTACGCGGAGGTGTTCCGGGTGCTGAAACCGGGATCTCTATACGTGTCTTACGAGTGGGTGACGACTGACAGGTACAGAGGTGATAACCCTGAACACGTGGAGGTTATTCAAGGTATCGAAAGAGGCGATGCTTTGCCCGGTCTCAGGAACTACAAGGACATAGCGGAGGTTGCAAAAAAGGTAGGCTTCGAGGTTGTTAAAGAGAAGGATCTAGCCAAGCCACCGGCCTTACCCTGGTGGACCAGGCTTAAGATGGGGAGAATCGCCTACTGGAGGAACCACATTCTCGTCACTGTTCTAGCTTCCATAGGGATAGCTCCTAAAGGAACCGTTGATGTTCACGAGATGCTGTTTAAGACCGCCGATTATTTGACCAGAGGTGGGGATTCTGGGATTTTTTCCCCCATGCACATGATTCTCCTCAGAAAACCCCAAGTCCCACCTACCCAATCTTAG
- the LOC107905550 gene encoding thioredoxin-like protein CDSP32, chloroplastic yields the protein MAAITNFLTKPPPSDLLHFTPKLTSLGSHASFLPSLATRPRSFSTKLGTSTSSRFITKATAAPGTKDAPSDERVQKVHSIEEFDEALRKAKNRLVVVEYATSFSYHSSKIYPFMVDLSRTCNDVEFILVMGDESDETRELCKREKITKVPHFSFYKSMEKIHEEEGIGPDQLMGDVLYYGDSHSGVVQLHSREDVEKLIEDHKLDHKLVVLDVGLKHCGPCVKVYPTVIKLSRQMDSVVFARMNGDENDSCMQFLKDMDVVEVPTFLFIRDGEICGRYVGSGKGELIGEILRYQGVRVTY from the coding sequence ATGGCTGCAATCACTAATTTCTTAACTAAACCACCTCCTTCCGATCTTCTTCACTTCACCCCAAAACTCACTTCTCTTGGCTCTCATGCTTCTTTTCTACCATCCCTTGCGACTAGGCCCAGATCTTTTTCAACAAAGCTAGGAACAAGCACCAGCTCTCGCTTCATTACCAAGGCTACAGCCGCTCCTGGGACCAAGGATGCTCCGAGTGATGAGCGAGTTCAGAAGGTTCACAGCATTGAGGAATTCGACGAAGCTCTCAGGAAGGCTAAAAACAGGCTTGTTGTGGTGGAATACGCCACTAGCTTCAGCTATCATAGCAGTAAAATTTACCCGTTTATGGTAGACCTTAGCAGGACATGCAACGATGTCGAATTCATCCTCGTGATGGGTGATGAATCGGACGAGACTAGGGAGCTTTGCAAAAGAGAGAAAATTACGAAAGTCCCGCACTTTAGCTTCTACAAGAGCATGGAGAAAATCCATGAAGAAGAAGGGATCGGACCGGACCAGCTGATGGGTGATGTGTTGTACTACGGTGACAGCCATTCGGGTGTGGTTCAGCTTCACAGCAGAGAGGACGTTGAGAAGCTCATCGAAGACCACAAGCTTGACCATAAGCTGGTTGTTCTGGACGTGGGGCTCAAACATTGTGGGCCATGTGTCAAGGTGTACCCGACGGTGATTAAGCTGTCAAGGCAAATGGATTCGGTGGTTTTCGCGAGGATGAACGGTGATGAGAACGACAGCTGCATGCAGTTCCTCAAGGACATGGACGTGGTGGAGGTGCCGACGTTTTTGTTCATCAGAGACGGAGAGATATGTGGAAGGTACGTAGGATCTGGGAAAGGAGAGCTTATTGGGGAGATTCTAAGATACCAAGGAGTTCGAGTTACTTATTAA
- the LOC107905549 gene encoding uncharacterized protein At1g76070, producing the protein MEKQAKHRNKMLKFLPKAASSVSVSFQNHPFSPVKHKAFAGKGFSGPIVSMIPAEARRKSKSESEAFETQEPTSPKVSCMGQIKHKKCIKKGKRVSLPKVPKPVVSESSSSGEVKKHGSKLKRFFSMGKPAKKSDAPGVKTKLCDRAPSLGQMRRFASGRDAFAGFDWTTQIAPVEADRRGYYSDDDDIGDERRDSDFFEEEEVIIPFSAPITVGGEVPLQPRKEINLWKRRTMNPPRPLQLNPIVTAK; encoded by the coding sequence ATGGAGAAACAAGCGAAACACAGAAACAAGATGTTGAAGTTTTTGCCGAAGGCAGCTTCATCGGTGAGTGTGAGCTTTCAAAACCACCCGTTCAGCCCAGTGAAGCATAAAGCCTTTGCAGGGAAAGGATTCTCTGGTCCTATCGTTTCGATGATTCCAGCTGAAGCTCGAAGGAAGTCCAAGAGTGAAAGTGAAGCCTTCGAGACTCAAGAACCAACTTCACCCAAAGTTTCCTGCATGGGACAGATCAAGCACAAGAAGTGTATCAAAAAAGGTAAGCGCGTTTCGCTTCCAAAAGTGCCGAAGCCCGTCGTCTCTGAATCCTCTTCTTCTGGAGAAGTAAAGAAGCATGGGTCCAAGTTAAAGCGGTTTTTCAGCATGGGAAAACCAGCAAAGAAATCTGATGCACCAGGTGTTAAGACAAAGTTGTGTGATAGGGCGCCTTCCTTGGGCCAAATGAGGCGGTTTGCAAGTGGGCGTGATGCTTTTGCCGGTTTCGATTGGACGACTCAGATTGCACCAGTGGAAGCTGATCGTAGGGGTTACTACTCTGACGATGATGATATTGGTGATGAGAGAAGAGATAGTGATTTTTTTGAAGAGGAAGAAGTGATCATTCCTTTCTCGGCACCAATCACGGTTGGTGGAGAGGTGCCTTTGCAGCCAAGGAAAGAAATTAACTTATGGAAAAGAAGAACCATGAATCCACCTAGACCCCTTCAATTGAATCCCATTGTCACCGCAAAGTAA